In Scylla paramamosain isolate STU-SP2022 chromosome 29, ASM3559412v1, whole genome shotgun sequence, a genomic segment contains:
- the LOC135115598 gene encoding uncharacterized protein LOC135115598, with amino-acid sequence MFPDVVCLGREPIVIFLYLEKGNELTNPLAILEALGRKGVRAHLLRWLSEFLTNPSAQVSFQGHVSTPHPYNLGTPPKKGSCLSPFLFNILMEELTTETYCSGVQLLVYADDRALFIPRRKHQFVASRALEVLKQRCATPGLKINTSKTRYMTFDLLPLF; translated from the exons ATGTTTCCTGATGTAGTGTGCCTGGGTCGTGAAC CGATCGTGATCTTCCTATATCTGGAAAAGGGCAACGAGCTGACAAATCCTCTTGCCATTCTTGAGGCCTTGGGCAGGAAAGGGGTCCGGGCCCACCTCCTCCGCTGGCTTTCTGAATTCCTCACCAACCCCAGTGCCCAGGTCTCCTTCCAGGGACACGTGTCGACACCACATCCATACAACCTGggcaccccccccaaaaaaggcAGTTGCCTCAGCCCGTTTCTCTTCAATATTTTGATGGAAGAGCTCACCACTGAAACTTACTGTAGCGGAGTCCAACTCCTAGTGTACGCCGACGACCGAGCTCTCTTCATACCACGGCGTAAGCACCAATTTGTTGCATCACGAGCTCTAGAGGTCCTTAAACAACGGTGCGCCACTCCTGGCTTAAAAATCAACACCAGCAAAACCCGATATATGACTTTTGACCTTCTACCCCTCTTCTAA